Sequence from the Chelonoidis abingdonii isolate Lonesome George chromosome 1, CheloAbing_2.0, whole genome shotgun sequence genome:
acacccctgagccagaaaGTTGTAGCACtgtcaattgccagtgtagacaagccctcagcaaCAATCCATCTTTTATCTCCTCTACAAAAGCATTGCTCTTTGGAGCCACAACAAACTCCTTCCAAGTTTTGCTTATACCCAGAATCAACTCTGGCACATTAGACGATTTTCACATAACCCCCTTTCAGGCAAGTTTCTAAACTCCATGGTTAAAGGGCTGGAGACACACTCTTTCCCTCTGCCGCTTTCCTCCCCAGCAATATGCAGGTTACCACACACAAGCTTAGGAACACTTTCTTTTTGGGTTTCAGTTAAGTCTAGAACCACCTCTGAGACAATGGAAATATTCTATCTGCTCCATTCTCCTTCATTAGGCATTTGCAATGTCACTATTCTCCACACTGATAACAGGTAAGGCATAGGGATACTCATCTTCCACTAACCTtgccttcccaaactgctgattagacaaagccatcagctcacaaggctgcctaTGCTCATCTAAACTTTCCTAGTCTTTCTCTCCCTTATCCCCGCACCCATGGCTGTTTGCAGACAAATACTGGGAGAGTCGGGCACTTCCTTAACAGGCAGGTTGCCACTCCCAATGGACAGACAATTGGAGACAGTTTCTCCCTTAACAGATAAATTGCCGTTTTCCACAAGCAGTGGCTCATCATACTgagctactttaagcaaaacactTCTGCTTGGTTGAGGCTTACTTCTAAAAACTTCACTTGCCAACAGTCCATCAACCACCAAAAATCTGCCCTTTCCTTCCTCAGTCAGGGTTTCAAACTGACCATCGACAATCTGCTCTAAAGAAACGTTTTCCTGAGATTCTTTCTGTGCTTCATCTAATCCCAAACTCACTTCTGAGATACTAGACAGATATTCAGAAATTTCTTCAGCATAtaaactgcttttctgactgGACAAACAGCTATTTTCCACAATCCCCAAGGCCAGAGAGACTCTCTTCCTTATTATAGCATACCTAGTTAAATACAACTGCTTAGAGAGTCATATACCCGCTCTTCACAAATCTCCCTGATAGTTAACAGATGATACAGTGGATTTACCTTCATACTTTTCCTGGGCCTAGGTTATGACATTACCCTAATTAAACAGTTACCACATCATTAGAAACTGGGCTTTCAGAATGATACAGTTTCTGCTGTTCTTTTAATCACTTCAGTTTGGAGTTTAAGTCTGGCACTTCAGTCTCagcttgcagcagctcccatttgcctcccatgagattctctctctctctctccagctcaccTGGCTCTCTCCTCAGCTTCTTTTTCCAGCTGGGCCAAAGTTTGCTTCTCTTGCTCCTGAAGTTCTACCATTTCTCTCTCATGCTGAAGATGCCAGCTCTCTCACGGCTTGCAGCTTTGATTGTGGATCACTCATTGTGACTAACTAACCTTTAACACTGAGTTTTAAATTCCAGTTTTGGAATAGTGTGGGGTTCTGATCCAAAACACAACTGATCTGGTTCTGTGGCTCCTGGCCAGACTAAGCCAACATGACCTGATGATGCCTGGGGCACCCCTCACTAGAAATGCCAAGGTCAgagcaggctgcaaaagggagaatGGATACTCCTaagactggtgggtaacactgaagttaaattcCTCAACCAgtcaaactgtgcttctgatctcccacactggttatcaagaaaaGAAATCACATAGCACTCTTATTGcagtccagttctctggctcccaatcagcacctaggtccagtacagtgagaagttattttaaactctgctcacatataccaaaaatgttcttctgaccccaaagtgTCAGCTGCTTTACCAGGCCAGTATAGGTTTGGACCTTACCCAGaataccacactgccagccaatcctttagtgtctaaaactaaaggtttattataaagaaaaaagaactaaGACAAGAGATGTTAAATAGTAAAGCAGTCACACATACAAAGACTTCgaagtccttatatcaggttcctagcagtactggtgagtttgctggcttgaaagtcactctggagtacatccacagcttggatgggtcattcagtcctttgttcagagcttcagtttgcagcaaagttcctccagagataagaagtaggattgaagacaaaatggagaagatgcagctgcctttgaTAGTCTTCTGCCATGTGGTTcgtgcttcctttgtttcaagCTGTCCAGCACATGTCCATAGCAAGGCATGCATGGGCATTCCTAAGTCATGAGGTGTATCccttgccttctctcaatgggtcagttgtacagCTGATGGTCCCTAATGGGCCATCAATCAGGCTAGGCAatgctgatgccaaactgtctgggaGTGTCACCCaaaagcatagcacaagtttaaaatatacatatttataattCATAAtataaaggtgatacaaacatattaAGATCATATATGGCAAATTATAACTTTTTCAGATATCTTACATGGTATATCTCACATAACTCATTGCAATTTTTCAATACTGGTATTCATAAGTGTCCCCCAGATTTCAAACACTGTCACAGcaagattgatggaagaattcctccatcaaCATAGCTGCATTGACACTgaatgtgagtgagagagagacatatcaacctaattaaatcacacagggcatgaaattattcacagccctgagcgatgcAGCTAAGATGACCTAACTTGGaggtgcagaccaggcctcaaaTATCTGCTTTTAGAGAGTGTGCATATTCACCCTTACATAATGGGCAGAGATGCCATCGCATAGTTTCACTAGTTACTGAGGACCAAGAAAATTACATCTTTATCTTGAATACTGTAACAATAAATTGCAGCTCACCTGTGGCAATCTTGAAATAGAAGGGAATGAAAACGTCTGCATACACTATTGAATTCCACTGCATACTTGTATTCCTGTACATTCAAACTATTTTGAAATAGAAAGAATTGTGACAAAGTTACTCACCTTTTAGCTTATTTGTTTGGCAGGCATTCAAGAGTGCAGTTGCTTGGTTATATTTTGTAAACAGCCTCTGGATTACAGATTCTTCAGTGCAAGCTTCAGTCACAGCAATCCTTAAAGTTTTTAAGTGTACCAGTGCTGACAAAATACAGTCTAACCAACATAGAGCATATATGTTCCTCCACTGAAGACACAAATGCCCTGTGAAAAATGAAGATTTACTTTCTATATGCAAGATTTCAGATTTTATTGAACAAAGTTCAGAATTTGGGAAAAGTTCTGTTTTGGAATTAGAGTCAGGACTTTCTTGTACACCACCAACAGTAATAGCAGTTGCCAAGTCCACATTATGCTCCAGAGACTCAGTCGTACGATTATGTTTCTGCTGATCATCCGGTGATAAATCAGGTAGGCATGGCTGGGTCACACACAAATTGTATCCATTACGCTGGACAACAAGATCAGTATTTAAAGTGTGCTCAGCATCTATCAAATTGTTGTTTGTCCTAGCTTGTTTTGAACATGATTCAATGGGGGAAGCTGTAGGACTGATTTCAAAAATCTTCCTTTTTCTCTCAGTACCCTGAGTTTGATGATTTTCTGAATCAGCAGGAATTATTATGCTGTTTAATGGTTTATAGCCCAGAGGGTAGATGCactgaagggaagaaaaaaaaaaaaaaaaaaaaagattacagtGATGTCTATAAAGCATTTCTGGGTGAAAAATTTGGAAGTTAATACAAACGGTGCAGTTCAAATAGAACACAGAACATTTGTTTATTGACATGTTATTAAAAATCATATAAAAATTCAACATATGCATTAAGGACTAGAAGTGCATTTTGTCTGATAGCGCTCTTATAAGTCATTGCGTACTAACAGAAGGTACCTTGATTAATGGCAATAACCAATATAAGACTCTCTATATCCCTAGTTCTCTTCATTTCACCCTCTTCCCCACAGACCTCATAATATTCCCAGGAAAGGATCCCATCTCCTATATCCCAGCTAATTCATAAGGAGAAGAACTCTATTCCTGCAGACCTTCAGAAACTGAAAATTGACTCTCAAGCCCTTTGCTCTTTCAGTCCCATCTTAtgggtatttaaaaacaaaaccagaatttACAATTTTAATGTGAAATTATATTTGAGGGTACATTCAATTAACTTATGGGTAACAATCCTCACAAGACCACTGTAGCTTGTGAACAAAAAAACAactcccacccccacaactccaaCCATACCTAGCTATTGAAAAACGAGAATTCAGCTAaacttaaaagaaagaaaaatacttgGAAGAATGGACATCTACAGTTGTTTCCAAATTATTTGCAATCCACCCCCTGCAGATACATGCCTCCCATCTTCTCTCCTGTGTGTTGGAATACTGGAAATGTGGAACACAAAACAACAGCCTTGTAATTTGTTTCATACATACATCTTTAGTACTAAACAGGATGCCTTGTCTCACAAAGTACCCTTTGCTCTTTTCATGCAATTCCTGTCCTTTCAAGAACTTCTGCCTAGATAGTTAGTACATAAAGATACACTAGCTCTGTCTAATCACATGTGGATAATTGTCTAGCATATGAAGTCATAGGGACCTGATTCTGAGATGTATTGGGCTGTGGGCGTCATTTGAAAGATAGCGAGTGCTCAGATTTAGAGGATGGGGTTGCTAAAAGATAAAGGTCTATATACAATCCAACAACATAGAAAAAATGATATAATACCTGTGGATTTTCACAAAGGAAAATAGACTCTTGAAAGCTAATGTGGTAAGTCCGTAAAGCTTGTATCTGGCCTCtctctttgcaggctgggcagcactCATCTGACGTTATTTCAGCAGAATTACAGTTCTAAAACATAAAGTGCATACAATAATATGCTGTTCCTAAGAGTAAGGTATAAATTACAGCactgaaaaacaatattttttttccataacGAAGAAGCTATGTATTTAAAAGTTAAACTTGACGGTTTAGGATTTGATCAtagcaaataaaatatacagaggaGATGGAGCATTCTAAATTAATTTACCTCCTGGCTAGCATTTTAAGTAAGAGCTTTCATAAGgtattttgtgtattttgtaCTTAAGTATTGAAATGGTGCTCATTTTCTTTGCACTGAACAAAAAGCTATTCACTGCCAGTGAATATAAACTCTGAACTCTCAAAGACAAATCACAGATCAAATGCTTTGGAAAATAATGCCAGTAAACAAATTCAAAGAGATAAGTGTATTTAAAACAGAACAATCTTTCGCCATTGCTATAAGATTTCCgtggaaaaataattttgtaaattaatttgtaaaattaagaccaaatttaaaatctctcaaaaatagagaaaaattaaCTTTGCACACATGAAAAATAAGTTTCAACTGACTTTTCCCGAATACCCCACCATGTGGAGTGCAGATATCCCTATACCAGTCCCATGTCCAATCACTTGCAAAccatttccagtcttctgggaatCCATCATGCTGTGCCATTGGCTAAATTATGTCACTTGTAACATTGTCAAGACCACTAAGGATTTTTCAAAGAACTCTGAAAAATAAGAAGCGAATACAAACAGTTAAATGAAAATTGTATTAATTTGGatttaaaatctgaattaaaattaaagcatattttatattttctttgagaAATCATGGTGCTTTTCCTGATTAAGATGAACTGCTGTGGGTTTATAActgaaactggaaaataaaacacCACCTAAATGTGATGTTCATATTCATTGCAAAATAGATGAATAATTCTATGCTGTGCTCCTGCAACTGTCTCCACGTGGCTAACCCTGAGACCCAAGCAGTGCCCTACTTATTTCAAAAGTGCAGTGCTCTGCCCAAACATAAGGGTCTGCCTGTGGAGAGcaatttgcaggatcaagtcctaagTGGGAAAGAAGGACTATTTTCTAAAGGTGCAGACTGACATCAGAATAAGAAGATGTAAAGAATTCACATTGCCGTTGCTCATCAAGCAAGGATCATCAAATATCTGCTACAGGCTTTCCAAATACTAAATTTAATTTGGGTCCATAATCAACTACAAGAAGTTGCTCCTCCAAATGTCACTGTTTGCCTCATAACTGCAGAAAGCAACTCTGAATGTTGCCAAAATCTGGATTTTTCCGACAATGCAAAATTACACTTTTACTAGTAATTCAACAATGCTACAACAATACTCTCACATCTTACAACAGGGAGTAATATTTTACTATtgatatagcatctttcatcccaaGTAACTTTACAAAACCTTAGGCCTtggttacactggcgctttacagcgccacaactttctcactcaagggtgtgaaaaaacacccttctgagcgcagcaagttacagcactgtaaagcatgagtgtaaacagtgccccagtgcttaCGCAATCTAGCCCTCATGCTGACACATTTACGCAGAAATCACTTCATCCAGCAGTGAAATTCATCCGTATCTATAACGAAAGGTAGCAGAACACAGCAATTTAGACAACAAAGTCCCAGTACTGCACTCACAAAAGTTAACTGAAAATTCCCTGAGTTTAGCATGTACAGGACTAGACCAAATGTGAACAATATCATATCCCTTTAAACTTTCCCTAAAAGTTCAGGTAGGTGTAATCTAGCTACCTACTTTGGATTTTGTCCAGGTCAATGAGGTTAACACCCTCTCTCATTCCAGggctatttttcctttttaatgtcACATCTGAAACCCGActttccagcagcacagtgccccccacAGCTACCATGCTGCGCCACTCATTTATTTCTGACTTAGAGGAAAAGGTGCTACCTACTAAATCACCAACTCCGCTTCCTGCAGCACCTAAGGGTTCTTTGGAGTTTCATTCAAATACCAAACCAGCCCAAAATCGTTTAGTTTGTGAGGTGAGAGCTGTCAGGACGATCACTTAAAAAAAGTACAACTACAGGCCATAAAAGCATTTATTCTCTACTTCAACTCCACAACAGCAGTTCTGAAGACCACCACCATCAGTTATATGAAATTAAAGCATAAGCATGTTGTGGAGAATGTTGGGATCAAAAATAAACTAAGATCAGAAAAGTATAAGAAATAACACATTGTTGGATTCACTCAAGGTTATATCTTAATGAATCAACAAGAGAGCAGCTCTGCTGGACTACAAAGCAAGCCAAGCTCTCCTACTCTCCATCCAATGGCATAGTATTATCAAAGGTACATGCTTTCACAGATTTATCATTTTACATACAGGGAAAAAAAGTCAAGTAATTTTCAACTGTTTACCTCCCAAGATCAATATCAAAGCCTGGAAAAATGTTAAGCAGAGCATTTACACCAATAAAAGCTTCCTGACTGGCTCAGTGATCTATAATTATTTAGTCACACTCCCCAACCAATAGCATTATCGTCTTTCTAGAATATCTTAAAAAACCCTCCAAACCTTGTAATTCTTATGAAATTCTTGAGCAGACTGACAGACATCTAGATATTTCTgattaatatttcaaaaatatgtatTACCTCTTGGTTTTCATCAATATTTACCCTTAGCTTAATAAATGTTGAAGTCTACCTCAGTGGAAGTCCTTATATAATCAGAGTTCCGCTTTTCTCAAAAAGCAATTTCAGGTTCAAAAGTTTCCTGTGTACCTCTTAACTCAGTACTATCACAcactcccctttaaaaaaaaaaggcactgaaATGCTATTTTCTAACGTACACTCAAGCAAATCACAACCACCCATCTACAGCAATGATACACTAAAATGTGTGCGCCCATGTTATTTACTGCACATTTAAGAGTGGgtacaatatattttaattacaaatatccTTTTAGGATGGAGCAGAACTGAGTGGGCTCTGCAATTGTTTTTCTCTTCAGCctgtgcaaaacaaaataaaacagtgtaacaTCAGCTGAGCTGCTCATGCATTTCAATCTGGGCAATGATGATGGAGTGGCCTCCTCATAAGATATTGGCAATGCCATGTGAGAGGCTGGTGCACTGGATAAAGATTGGCTGCTGCTGACATGATGCACGGTGGAAAAGAATACTTGGCCATCGTTACACTTAATGTTGTCCTAGTTTCACCATCACCTCAAGATGGCACAAAGACAGAACTAGAGGGCACCTACATGATGTATTTTCAAACTCACGAGGCCTCATTTTTAATCccctgttcttttctttcctgttcaGAACCGGCACGGACCACTTGCCAAACATGGTACTAGAGCTATACTTGGTTCTTCCTACACTGATATAAGCAGactctgcatttaaaaaacaaaacaaaaaacacaccaatAAGGAAAGGAACACactttaaagactttttttttttaaaacaaccagtAATTCATGTCATAGTTTACATCTCAATATGTATCAAATATATCTGCAAATAGTAACACAAGCAttgtaaactgaaataaaaatgtaacacaAATACACTGCTTGCATTTTAAAACTATTACCCCACTTTCTTTGTTTTAGAAGCAAGATGAGTTTATTCCACAATGTACTGAAGCTCAGTCTACACTACTTAAGCCGCCTTAGGTCAGTCTATGTCAACCTAATAATGTCAgtgttgtcgtagcttcctactcagatttgaaccttagcgttcataaactgagaagctagcacgaaaccttctaagcttttcctacttagatctgatctcgctgccaccatccaaaattttcagggttttggccccctctggtctccccaataccttccctggagggaccccaagactcagaaaccctgagcctacaacaaagggaaataacccacttacTTACttacactcactctctctctctccctccctccctcaacctgggagtattgatgcaatctctttacatcacaataacaagaagcatatctcctctattccacaaagagacaaaccccaaatacaaggaaacagaagagattctatctctcctcccccttagcttcttcccgccctgggacactaggagagttaaacacagagcgtagtgtttcccctcccccctgtctttcctttctccttaaccagagaaaaactcaaacaggttttaaaaagaaagctttatataaaaaagaaagaaaaaagacataaacatattctctgtaacaagatgacaatacagggctattgcttataagaaaaatatgaataaacagtctgagtcaaaaagatatccaatttgaaacattccagcaagttacacacatgtaaatacacccaaaacaacataaaagcctatattgtttttctacctgtacttacaagttggaaacagaagatcagaagaagaaagaagcttctcatagctgagacacaaacaaaagactcagagtccaaaaattccctccatgactttgaaaaatccagtttcctgattggtcctctggtcaggtgtttggttccctttgttaaccctttacaggtaaaagaaacattaacccttagctatctatttatgacaagtgtCTACAGTAAAATGCTGCTTCCACCGAAGTAACCCATTACACTgaaataactccacctccacaagaagagTAGCGCTTaagtcagtgtagttagggtgatgtaAGTAATGCGTTGTTTACACAGACATTGCATCGGCTGTTGGgaggtcccccccaccccctccagtgcTGACAACCTGAGCTGTCAGGGGGACAGGGGCTCACAACTGTGAGCCCCCACCGGCAATCCCTTGACTGggaggtggcagcagggctcctgatGTCAGTCCTAGCA
This genomic interval carries:
- the USPL1 gene encoding SUMO-specific isopeptidase USPL1; amino-acid sequence: METEKNNSVHSDSGTAFQPIPNTNSSGQIETEQHFLLQSPKFEVWVAVSHVPELTRRKLRSSTGRPRPGTRLDVAGGGGIGASRCSGRHHGRLRPRGVRGGPRPLKGRSRDPLCWRVQNCNSAEITSDECCPACKERGQIQALRTYHISFQESIFLCENPQCIYPLGYKPLNSIIIPADSENHQTQGTERKRKIFEISPTASPIESCSKQARTNNNLIDAEHTLNTDLVVQRNGYNLCVTQPCLPDLSPDDQQKHNRTTESLEHNVDLATAITVGGVQESPDSNSKTELFPNSELCSIKSEILHIESKSSFFTGHLCLQWRNIYALCWLDCILSALVHLKTLRIAVTEACTEESVIQRLFTKYNQATALLNACQTNKLKDAINQSPIALPSTAELQLGERWKQGRQGSRSAPRGCTMFFQKLSHI